The uncultured Carboxylicivirga sp. genomic interval CTAATCCGTTACCGTGATCCCAGTGTCCATGACTTAGAATAATGGTACTTACTTCTTTATACAAATCAATACCAAGCTTTGTTGCATTTTTGAGAAATACATCGCTGTGCCCTGTATCGAAAAGAATTTTATGCTCTTTTATTTCAATAAGATAAGAAAGTCCATGCTCAGCAAGGAAACTTGCTCCTGCACAATTGTCAGTTAATACGGTTAATTGCATGTAGTTTTTTCATTAAGATGAATGTTTAAAGCTTCTTCAACGAAATCAGGTACACCCATTGGATACCAGTTTTTACTATCGACAAAAACAACAGTCGAAATACCCATCTTTCGTAGTAATTCAGAACGAGCCTGATGGCAATAGCTAACATAATTGGCATGGTAAACATATCCCATCTGGTCAACCTCTCCATATCTGGGGCGTAATTGTATTTCGTCTGTTATCATAATCATTTTAAAATTCTATTCCTTTTCGAGCTTCAATGCTCGAATTATAGTAATGTTTAACTTCTTTCATTTCAGTTACCAGATCGGCAATAGCAATAATTTCTTCGGGGGCATATCGTCCAGTAATTATTATCTCTGTTTCGGGAGGTTTAGATTGCACTATTTTAATCAAATCCTTTACAGAGAAAAGGTTGAAGAAAAGTGCAATATTGGCTTCATCCAATACGATTACATCATAGGATGCTGCTTGAATAAATTTTTTGATTTCCTGTAATCCTTTTTGTGCGCTTTCAATATCTGCTTTTGTTGGCTCTTTTTCTATAAAACAACCTAAACCGTATTGTTTTAGAGTAATTGTAGGCGAAAGCTTTTGCAGTACAGTGATTTCAGAATAAGGCTTGCCTTTTACGAATTGGGCAAAAAACACCTTTTTCCCAGCGCCAACCGCCCTGATTGACAAACCTATGGCTGCGGTTGTTTTTCCTTTTCCATTGCCTGTATAAACCTGAATAAACCCTTTCATTGGCTAAGTGTTATAAGTTCTCGTGTAATAATTAAATCCATTAAAACTCGACTTCTTTATTTTACCGTTTTGTATAAGTTGTTCAAGTACAGAGTGATCAGCGGAATCTTTTTCAAGTAATTCGTCAATGGTATCTTCCCTTAAAGGGTGAACGGATGAAATTGTAAGAATATCTGCCTGAGCATCGCCAGTGTATCCTGTGTCTGTCCCTTCAAACCCCGTAAGGGTTTCTACATTAATGTTGTGGTTTTTAAATATCTGCCATGCTTCCGCAATCCGAGCCTCCGAAACAGGTTTTACTCCCTTTTCAACAGGTGGACGAGTAGGGATTGATATATATGCTTTATTTGGTTTTAATCCTGAAATAAATTTTGCGGTATTCTGAATATCAGATATACTATCGTTATACCCTTCAACTAGCATAGTCTCAGTGTTTAAGATTCCTTTATAATCATTGCTAAAGATTTTAATCCCTTCAAGAATTGCATCAAGATTTAGCCAAATATACGGGCGGTTAATTTTTTTCCAGGATGCTTCATTAACCGAATCTATTTTAACCGAAACCCAATCGGCATTATATAAATCGTTACGGGTATGTTCTTTGTCTAATAAACTTGCATTGGTAATTACCGCAACAGGCAAACCTAATTGCTGCAATTGCCTGATTAAAGTACCCAGGTTTATATCAAGGGTAGGTTCTCCATTGGCAACAATGGTAAGGTATTTCGGTCGGTGTGTAAGGTCTAATTTTTTTAAATGCGATTTAACTTTCTCGTAAATGTGCTGTGGTTTGTAAAGTTCAGTCCTGAACATCGACTTATTGGAGGTTTCTCCAACCTGGCAGTACACACAGGAATAAGAACACTGTTTTGGTGGTAAAATATTGTTAATTCCTAAACTTGTAATTAACCTTCTTGAAGGTACTGGCCCAAAAATTATCATAGCAAATTAAATAAATCGTTTAAACAGAGAAGTAAAAATATGACCTCCAAAGCCAAAGGTGTTGTTCAACGCCGTATTTATTTCTTTATTAACCGCTTTGTTTGGGGTTAAATTCAGGGCATTGTCTATATCAGGGTCGGTTTCGTTAAGGTTCATTGTTGGAGGGACAACACCTTCTTTAATTGCCATAACACACGCTACTGCTTCAACAGCCCCGGCAGCACCCAATAAATGACCAATCATCGACTTGTTTGCACTTACATGTAGACTTTCCAGGTTATTGGAAAACACATTGCAGATAGCTTTACATTCGCTTAAATCACCCACAGGGGTTGACGTTCCGTGTGCGCTGATATAATCAATGTCAGAAGGTGCAAGCCCGGCTTCATTGATGGCATCAAGCATTGCTGTAACAGCTCCTTCACCTTCGGGATGTGGTGCTGCAATGTGATAAGCATCGGAACTAAAACCACCTCCGGCTAATTCGCAATATATTTTTGCTCCTCGCTGTTTGGCATGTTCCAGTTCTTCTAATAATAGTACGCCTGCACCTTCACCCATTACAAAACCATCACGGGTTTTATCGAAAGGACGAGAAGCCGTTTCGGGACTGTCGTTTCGCGCAGATATAGCTCTCATAGAACTAAAACCACCAATACCAGATTGTGTTACACAGGCTTCTGAACCACCTGCAAAAATAGCATTGGCCTTGCCTAAACGAATAAGGTTAAAAGCATCAATTATGGCATTATTACTTGATGCGCAAGCAGATGTAGTAACATAACTAACACCTTTTAAACCATAACGTATGGAGATATACCCGGCTGCCATATTAGAAATAAGCTTGGTAATAAAGAAGGGACTAAACCGTGATATCTCCGGGTTACGGTTAAAGCTAGTCACTTCGTCTTCGAAAGTTTTTATCCCTCCTATACCCGAACCCCATATTACCCCGGTTCGTTTTAAGTCTGTTTCGTCTAATTGAATTTTTGCATCAGCCAAGCATTCTTCCATAACTGCAATGGCATAGTGTACAAAAGCATCTTGTTTGCGGACTTCTGCTTTTTCCAGATATTGTAAAGGATCGAAATTTTTTACTTCTGCTGCAATCTGTGTTTTTAAATTAGAGGCATCGAACCTGGTAATCTTTGATATTCCGTTTTTACCTTTAATAAGATTGTTCCAAAAATCGTTTACATTATTACCAATTGGCGTTAATGCTCCCATACCTGTTACTACTACTCGTTTCATACGTGTAATTTTTACTATTAATTGTCATATGGAACCCATAAGAATTTTCATAGCCTACTTAATAAATTTAGAATGATGATAATTCTTATGAGTTTTATAATTCAATGTTTTGGTTTATACTATTTTTTCTGCCCCGGAGAAAATTTCCTGTACTTCAACAACAGCAACACCATAACCTGGCAAATCAGCTCTGTTCCATTTTTTCATGTCGTTGAACTCATCGCCTTCCGTTTTGTAACACACGCTTCCTTTTAATTGATATGATTTTGTCTCTTTTGTAATAAATAATACAGTTACTTTTTTACTGTTTTCAATGTTTTCAAGTGTCTTTTTAAACTTGTTATTCGCAATTAGTACTTTGTTATCATTGAATAATGCTGCCTGTGTAGCATAAATTGAATTTGGAATACCTGCCTCAGAAACTGTAGTTAAAACTATAGCATCTTGTTTATTGCTCCATTCTTTTTTTATTAATTCCGGTATTGTTATCATTTTGTAATTTTCTTTTAGTTATAATGTTCTAACTCTTTAATTGCTTTTAAAGAGTTGTGTTTATTGGTAAAGTCCTTGTCGAATAAATTGGTTACTAAACCTTCGGATAGTTTACTAAATATCATATCGTGTCCTACACACAATCCCATTGAAATGTTAAGTTCTGTTTTATGATTATTTAAAAAATCAGCCTGTCCGGCAGGATTGCATAATATACGCTTACTTTCACCTCCTAACAGCTCCTTTTTAGTTAGGTTGCCGTATTTACAATCAACAGAATATACGTTGAAATATTTTGATAAATAATCACTTAACACTTTTGCTTCGTGAGAAAAAGAAATGCAATGAGCAATACCTATCCGTTTGAAATTAGTACTTTGAGCAAAGTTTTTTATTTCTTCAATTCTGTTTGTTCTTAATTTAGAGCAATCGGCATTTGATTGCATGATTGCCCTAAATTCTTTCGTGTATAATCCAGTCATATTTATTCGTCCGTTATTTTAAGTCTGTTGGTAAATGCACATCCATATCACCATAATCAAGGTTTTCGCCTGCCATACCCCAAACAAAAATATAATTAGAAGTACCGGATGCGCTATGGATTGACCATGCGGGAGAGATTACAGCTTGTTCGTTTTTCATCCAAATATGCCTTGTTTCGTCGGGTTTACCCATATAATGGCATACTGCTTGTTTTTCAGGTACTTCAAAATAAAAATAGGCTTCCATACGGCGGCTATGTGTATGGGCAGGCATGGTATTCCAAACACTTCCCGGTTTTAATTCGGTCATGCCCATTTGTAATTGGCAGGTTTGCACATTGCTGTTTACAATAAGCTTATTAATTCTTCGAGCATTCGATTCTTCCAATGAACCTAAATCGATACATTCAGCATCATCAAGGGTTATTTTTTTAACCGGGTACGATGCGTGTGCAGGAGCTGAATTTAAGTAAAACCGGGCAGGTGTCTTCTTGTCAGAACTTTTAAATATAACCTCTTTATTTCCTGAACCAATATACAGCGCTTCTTTGAATTTAAGTTCGTATTCAGTTCCATCAACACTAACAACACCTGTTCCTTTTCCTACATTTATTACGCCAAGTTCCCTACGAGCTAAAAAGAATTCGGCTTTAAGTGCATCTACTGTTTCCAGTTTCAGTTCTTTGGAAATTGGTACTGCTCCGCCTACTATAAAACGGTCGTTGTGGGAATATACAATGTATATCTCATCATCTTCGAGAATGGTTTCAAGAAGAAATTTATCCCTGATTTTTTGGGTGTTATAACCTTCAAAATCTTGCGGATCTGTTGCGAATAGTTCTTTAAAATTCATCTTGTAAATATTTTATGTAGTTAATTATCATAAGCCCATTTTAAGTATATCGAACCCCAGGTAAAACCGCCTCCAAAAGCTGATAAAATAAGCTTATCGCCTTTTTTTAGGTCTTTTTCAAGCTCCCACAAGCATAAAGGGATAGTGGCAGCCGTAGTATTGCCGTAACGTTCAATGTTTATTTTAATCTTATCTTTCGTTAGCCCCATTCTTTTACCTACAGCTTCAATAATGCGGAGATTTGCCTGATGGGGAACAAACCATGCCAGTTCTTCAGCACTTATATTATGTTTTTTCATCATACCAACAGAAGTATCAGCCATACTTGTAACAGCAACTTTAAAAACCGATTTTCCTTCCTGGTATATAAAATGTTCTTTTGCATCGACAGTTTCGTGTGAGGCGGGTCTGAGAGAACCTCCTGCTTTCATATACAAAAAGTCTTTTCCTGAACCGTCAATATACAAATCGTGGTCAAGTACCCCTGTTTTTTCTTCAGTGGGCTCTAACAGCATGGCAACGGCAGCATCGCCAAATAAAACACAGGTTGTGCGGTCAGTATAATCTGTTATTGACGACATTTTATCGGCTGCCACAAGTACTACTTTTTTGTGTTTGCCAGTTTCAATAAATTGTGATGCTGTTTGAAGGGAAAAAAGAAAACCCGAACAGGCAGCACTTATATCAAATCCCCATGCATTTTTTATCCCTGCTTTATCAGCAATTAAACAGGATGTTGACGGAAAAAACATATCGGGAGTAACGGTAGCGGTAATTATCAAGTCAATTTCTTCGGCTGATGTATTGGTTTTTTGTAGAAGCTTTTTAACGGCTTCTGCACCCATATCGGATGTTGCCAGACCTTCTCCTTTTAAAATCCTTCGTTCTTTAATACCAACCCGTTTGGTAATCCATTCATCGGAAGTATCTACCATTTCACTTAGTTTTTCGTTGGTTAATTTGTAATCTGGCAAGTATGCCTCTATTCCTGAAATTTTTGCAGTTATCATATTTTGTCTCCTATTGTATTTTTATCATATTAGATTAAGTACCTGATTTAATATTGTTCCTACAAGTATGGCAGTAATTAGCATGATTAGAACAGACTTTAGCATATCCCTAATACCCAACTCTTTAATTAAAACAGAAAAGGTTGCTACACATGGAAAATAAATTGCCAACACCACCGAAGCCACAATGAGTTGATTAAGTTCTAGTTGTAATGGGATTAACATACCAACAGCCAGGTCTTTTCTCAACAATCCTAATATCAATACGCCAACAGCCTCTTTGGGCAATCCTAAACAGTGCACGAATAATGGAGATGCGACTTTTTCAATGCCGTGTAAAATGTTAAAAGCATATAGAACATTAGCTAGCAAAACACCAAATAACATAAAAGGGATGGCTTCTTTAATAAACCATTTTATGCGCATAAACACTTTTTTAGTAATCCCTTTAAAATATGGCAGGCGATAAGGCGGTATCTCCATAAATATTTCGGGAGAAGTGCCTTTGACCGTATGTTTTAATATGTTTCCAACAATAAACCATACAATCACAAGAGTGGTAAACACAATTAATAAACCTTTATAGCCATAACTACCTAACAAGCCAAACAGCATTGCCTGTAGAGCCATACATGGTATTGCTATTGACAATAATGTGGCGGTAATAAATTTCTCTTTACGTGTTTCAAGAATTCTTGTGGCAAGAGCTCCTGGTACATTACACCCCAACCCTAAAAGCATAGGTATTATTGAAAGGCCGTGTATACCTGCCTTATGCATGGTGGTATCCATCATTACAGCCACCCTTGGCAAATACCCGGAATCTTCCATGAGTGCCAGAATGGTATAAAAAGAAAATACATATGGCAATACGATACCTATTGGGATATATAACCCTGTTGTAAGTAAGCCGAAAGATGTTTCATAATTTAGTACTGTATTAAACTCACCAAATAATAGTTTAGATAACAACTCATTGTTTTGAAGTAGGGCAGACAACTTACCCAAAACAGGTGTCCACAAGGAATTAAACAACGGATTTGATATATGCTCAATTATGCCCTCGCTAACAAAACGAATAGATAAGAACATTAACACCAGGATTATAAGTAAAATAGGAATACCGGTAACCGGTTTAATAGAATAATCACGCAGGGCTTCTAAAAAAGTATGATGTTTATGCTTGATATGCTGTATTTCCTGTAATATATTTCCAATTGTATTCCAACGATCTTCATTATCAAAGTCAAAATCAGACACTTTAACTTCTTCTAATGAATTAACAAGTTTACTAATCCCTACCCCGGTTAACGCACAGGTTGGTATGCATGTAACATTAAGAATACACTCAAGCTTTTCAACATCAATAAAAATACCTGTGTGTTCAGCTTCGTCAAACAAATTAAGGGCTGCTACAAACGGAATTTTCTGCTTTATAAGCTGAAGGGTAAGGTTTAAGCTGCGCTCCAGATTAGTTGCATCGATAACGTTAATAACAACGTCTCCTTCTTTCAGTAATTCAACGGCTATTTCCTCTGCTTTGCAAGTAGGTTCAAGTGTGTATGTACCAGGAACATCAATAAGTTGATGCCTTTTCCCGCTACTTGATAGAAAACCACTGGTGTAATCAACAGAAGTTCCCGGGTAGTTCGATGATATTACATCAACCCCGGTAAGCCTGTTAAAGATTACGCTTTTCCCGACATTCGGATTACCTATTAGTAATATGTTCATCTGTTTATTTAATATTTTAATTTGCCAGATATAACTTCACATAATCAAATAATTATTATGAATATCTTATTAATTATTTGGCCATGTTTCGTTTCATTTTACATCAACTATTATTTTTTGAGCAATTCCCGAACCTATGGCTACCTGAGTGTTTCCTAATTTCACAACTACCGGGCCCCGTTTTGATTGTTTTGAAACCAATTCTATTTCTTTTCCTATATAAAGCGAAAGACTGTCCATTCTTGCCAACAATTCTTTACCACCCCTAATTTGCTTTATAATGCCTTTTTCAGCCCTCTGCATTTCACTAAGTATTTTTGTCATCTCTATTAATTACTGGTCAATTGTTGTAATTCTTCTTTATTTGGAAAGTCGTTATGATGCCATTTTTTGATTATTGTGCCATCCTTTATTAATACCAGACCAGGATTCGACCGCACAATCGTTTTAAGCATAATGTCATCTGCTGCATAAAAGTGAAAAGGCAATTGATATTTCGAAGTGCAAAAGTCAATTTCTTCGCTTATCGATGCTGTTGCCAAATAAAAGTTATAGTTGTGTTGTCTGCTAAAATCAAAGTTGGTCTTTAGTTTTTCCAGTCCTTTCATATTTGCTTTATTTAGTTTGTGAGAGATAGCAAGAAATACATAAGAGGAATTGTGTAAGATAGAATCTGTAATATTTTCACCTTCGTTATTAGTAAAATAAAAATCATGAATTGGTGGGTGATATCCTCTTCTTACCAGTTTCGATTTGGTTTCTACCCATTGCCAGGTAGAATCAATACTTGCAATATCTTCGAGGGCAAATTCTCTAAGTTGATCACCTTTTTTATACATAACAGAATATGTAAAAGAATCGGTTGGCATTCCTTCCGGAATGGTCATTGCATCAGGAATAAAAGTTCCTGTTTTATAAGGGCGGAAGTCGATATAAGGAAGGTGATGATAGGTTTGCGCTGAAATAAATAAAAACCCGGTAATTGCCACTCCTGTAATTACCCATTGTTTTTTTAACCCTAATGAACTTATTAATTTGTTTCGGTTTAGAAAAACAGGAAAGAGAATAGCAACAATAACCAGATTTTTGAAAAAGGTTTGCCAATTAGTCATAACAATGGCATCCCCAAAACAACCACAATCAGTAACAGGATTATAAATGGCTAATATGAAAGTAAGCGGTGTAAAAACAAGCATATACACCGATACCATCCATATAAAAAAACGTTGAAAAACACCAAATACCAAACCTACACCTAACAGGAACTCCGACATATTCAGCAGGATTGAGAAAGCCAAAGACAGAGGTTCAAGAAATCCCAAGTTAAATGCATTAAAATAATCTATTAGCTTGTATGTTGTTCCCAAAGGGTCTATACCTTTCACAAAACCGGAAAACATAAATACAAGACCTATAAATATCCGGCAACCAATTAATAGTAAATTTAGTATGTTATTTATCCTCATTTTTACTTATTAAATTTCTAAAATATTATACAGATGATTCATCCGTTCCTGTTTGGTATTCATATATTTTTTATTGTATTTATTTGGTTTTATAACCAAAGGAATACGCTCAACAACTTGTATGTTATTTAATTCAAGTCCCGATATCTTTTCTGGATTATTTGTAAGCAGGTTTACCTTCTTAATCTCCAGCAGTTGAAGAATTGAAGAAGCGATGTGGTAATTTCTTTCATCGGGGGCAAAGCCCAGTTGAATATTAGCTTCAACTGTATCTAAACCCTCTTCCTGGAGTTTGTAAGCCATTATTTTGTTCATTAAGCCGATGCCTCTTCCTTCTTGTTGCAGGTAGAGGAGTAGCCCTTGTCCATTTTGTTCAATTATAGTCATGGCTTTTTCGAGCTGTTCTCCACAATCACACCTGAGCGAGCCAAATAAATCACCTGTTGCACAGGCAGAATGGATTCGGGTTAACACAATATCATTTTCCACAAAGGAGCCTTTTAACAAGGCAACATGCTCAAGTCCTGTTTGCTTCTCTAAAAAAGGAATTAACCTAAAGTGGCCATACTTACTAGGCAACTCAACACACTCTCCTTTTTCTATATTATTATTCATTTATCTACCAGTTTTATATCCATCATTTACTTTATATGGTTAGATTTTCTCAATAACCGCTTTAATGTCTGCCGGAGGAGCAAAATACATCCATGATGTAACCAATACTTCTGCACCAGCTTTGGCATATTCAGCAGCGTTAGATGCATTAACACCTCCGGCAGCAATAATGCAAATTGATGGATTTATCTTTTCGCATTCTTTTTTACAAATGGGAAAATCATTCGGTGGAAGCTTATCCATTTGAATTACATCAGCTCCTGAGCTTGCAATTAGTTTAGCTTCGGAAATATTATGTGCTTCCACAACTATCTTGCGTTCTTTTTGCTTGTTCCTGATTTTTGTAATTACGTTTTCAATATTTTCATATCCCCCTGAAAACAACAGGTGTTCCCTGAAAATAAGGATTGTATCAGATAAACCTGTACGATGAGGTATTCCTCCGCCCGCCATGAGAGCCTTTAATGCAATTTTTTTTAGATACGGTGGATGTTTCCTGGTTCCGGCTACCTGAATATTCTGGTTTACAGCATGAACTGCCTCAACTAAGGAATTGGTTCGTGTAGCAATTCCAGATGCAAATTCAATCATGGCAAGCCCTGTGCGCCAAATTAAGTGAATGGCTTCGGCATTTCCTTCCGCTTCAAGCATTTTATCTCCTTCGGATAATTTTGTCCCGGAAGGAACACTATGCATTATTTGTAAGCCGTTTTTCCGATACATTCTTTCTGCCTCTTCAATGCAGCATACAACCATGGAGTGACGGGCAAATAATGAAATACGTCCTGTTTCTCCTTTAAAATCCATTAAATAAGATGTCATATCGCCAGCAGGCACATCGTCTTCAATTAAACGGTCAATATCTGTTTCTGTGAAATAAATCATTTGTTTAAGTCTGTATTAAATATTTACATTATTATTCGCATCCAAAACACGAAATGGGTTTATCGGGCACAAAATCTATTATTTTGTAATTCAATTCCTTGGAGACACTTTCGGTAGATTCATTAATGTTGTTAAATACCAATGAATTGTCACCAAATACTATTTTTAGGGGCGATATAAAAAAAGCATTCTCATTGCAATAACTTGTTACAAGTTTGGGTGAAAACCTTTTGTATTCAACACTACCTTTTTTAACTACTATTTGGTTAGATGAGGTGATAACACTTTGTACAGAACCGTCTTCGTTCAAACATAAAGAATGACTTTCTGCCTGAATGCCGTTTGGGTCGGGGTCAAATACTTTTAATTTGCCAATAGGACTGTTAACGGCAAGTTCTTCTAGGGGTTCAAAGCCTTTTACCTTTCCGTTTTTATAAAAAGAAATACCCTTTCGAATAAGCATTTCGCCCATATCTGTTGTTATTTTCACATGCTCATTAGGCCAAAACAGTAAGCTTTCTAGCTCACCTGTTTCATAAAACTGCAAATAGATTGGCTTAACTTTAATTTCACCCACAGCCGTTTGTATATCAATGATTTCTGCCAATTCACATTCATTCTCTTCCGTCCAAAAACCAGTAACTTTTCCATTTAAAGGGAAGGTACGATACAAAGCACCGCTTTTATAAAATATTACCAACTCGGATTTTATAGTTCCAACCGAAGTGGGTATTTCTGTTAACTTTTCTAAAGGCAACGATTTTAATTCACCTGTTTTATAAAATTTTACAGGGGCTTCCTTTTTTCTCCCAGAGTCATCATCAAGGGTATATCTTGGAATAAGATTTCCGACAGATGTTTCAAGAATTATTTCTTCGCCAACTAAAACGGTATCAATATTTCCATTTTTATTCCTTGAAATTAAATGGCTTTTCGATGAAAATTGTTGTTGCATATCCATTATTTGATGTTTTAGTTCATTTATCATTCCTTCATGTTTTTGCTCTCTATGTAATCTCGTATATCATTTAACTGAAAATTATATTGTTTACGCAATCTTCCCAATCTTTTATTATTGTTACCAGTAGGTACATTAATGCTTTTAGCCAGTTCATGTGCAGAAACATTGTACTTTTCTGCAACTTCATTAATAGTCATGTTCCCATATATTTCGATATCTGATTGGTGAGCATGTTTGAGCTCCGTATGATGCTCTACATCTGGTATTTTTTCTTGGTCTTGTCCTATGTCAGGTTTTGCTTCAACTTTGTTTTTATATTGCCTTTCTTCAAAAGAATAGCCTTTACCATGCTTACTATTGTGAGCATGGTTTAAGACACTTTCATCAACTTCGGGATTAAGAAAAAAAGGAACAATACCAAAAACAAACGTGAATAATACCAATAATGAGCCTAGGATAACTCGCAATGCTTTTGCTGGTACCATCTTTTTAAAAATTCCAATAATCTGTTTCCAATGAAATACAATGTGAAGTACCAATAAAAAGAGCAGGACAAAACTCAGGATTAAATGAATTGTTCCCCACTGGTGTCGGTCAATACCCCAATAGTAAAGTTCAACATCACGTCCATAAATATCATTTCGTTTAAAGCCAGGAACAAGCACGTATTTAATCAGAAAACCAATACCAGCAATTGGTATCATTAACATAAACATGAGTATGTCTATTGATAAATTTAATTTTGGTTTGTTGATTTTCATAGTATTAATCTTTAATAGCTCCAACAGGACATTCTCCTATACATAAGCCGCAGTTACGACATTTCTCATTGTTAATTTGCGCTTTACCATCAATTAATTCTATAGCGGCCATAGGACACACCTCTACGCATACACCGCAACCAGTGCATTCTTCTTTATTTACTACCGGATACTCCATAATTTTAATTTTTATGTTAACATATTATTTGCTTATTTTATTTACCAGCTTTTCAAAAGCCTGTACAATTAATTTGCTGTTTGATGCAAATACCGTTTTACCAGTATCACCAAGTTCGCAAACATCACTTACAAGCGGTATTTCAGCCAACAAAGGACAACGAAGCTCTTTGGCAAGTTCAATACCTCCTCCATTTCCAAATAAATAGTATTTTTCATCGGGATGTTTTTCGGGTGTGAACCACGACATGTTTTCTACAATACCCAATATTTCAATATCAATTTTTTCGGTTTTGAACATATTGGCAGCTTTTCGCCCATCAGCAACAGCCATTTGTTGCGGAGTAATTACTATAATAGCCTTTGCTTGTGGCAATTTCTGTGAAAGGGTAATACAGATATCTCCTGTTCCTGGAGGCATATCAATTACAAGGTAATCCAGTTCGCCCCAAACGGTATTTTCAAGCAACTGTGTTAAAACTTTTGAAGCCATTGGCCCACGCCAGATTATAGCATCTTCCTTTTTCATTATCAGACCAAGCGACATGGTTTTTACACCATATCTAGAAATTGGTATAATTGCTTCTTCCTCTTCTTTTTTTCTACTTGAGGGTGTTGGTCACTTACGCCAAGTGTTAAAGGCACAGATGGTCCATATAAATCGGCATCTAAAAGCCCGGCAGAAAAGCCTTCTCTTGTTAATGCAACGGCAAGGTTAGTTGCAACAGTTGATTTTCCAACCCCTCCTTTACCTGACG includes:
- a CDS encoding ferrous iron transporter B, yielding MNILLIGNPNVGKSVIFNRLTGVDVISSNYPGTSVDYTSGFLSSSGKRHQLIDVPGTYTLEPTCKAEEIAVELLKEGDVVINVIDATNLERSLNLTLQLIKQKIPFVAALNLFDEAEHTGIFIDVEKLECILNVTCIPTCALTGVGISKLVNSLEEVKVSDFDFDNEDRWNTIGNILQEIQHIKHKHHTFLEALRDYSIKPVTGIPILLIILVLMFLSIRFVSEGIIEHISNPLFNSLWTPVLGKLSALLQNNELLSKLLFGEFNTVLNYETSFGLLTTGLYIPIGIVLPYVFSFYTILALMEDSGYLPRVAVMMDTTMHKAGIHGLSIIPMLLGLGCNVPGALATRILETRKEKFITATLLSIAIPCMALQAMLFGLLGSYGYKGLLIVFTTLVIVWFIVGNILKHTVKGTSPEIFMEIPPYRLPYFKGITKKVFMRIKWFIKEAIPFMLFGVLLANVLYAFNILHGIEKVASPLFVHCLGLPKEAVGVLILGLLRKDLAVGMLIPLQLELNQLIVASVVLAIYFPCVATFSVLIKELGIRDMLKSVLIMLITAILVGTILNQVLNLI
- a CDS encoding FeoA family protein, whose product is MTKILSEMQRAEKGIIKQIRGGKELLARMDSLSLYIGKEIELVSKQSKRGPVVVKLGNTQVAIGSGIAQKIIVDVK
- a CDS encoding BT_3928 family protein, with protein sequence MRINNILNLLLIGCRIFIGLVFMFSGFVKGIDPLGTTYKLIDYFNAFNLGFLEPLSLAFSILLNMSEFLLGVGLVFGVFQRFFIWMVSVYMLVFTPLTFILAIYNPVTDCGCFGDAIVMTNWQTFFKNLVIVAILFPVFLNRNKLISSLGLKKQWVITGVAITGFLFISAQTYHHLPYIDFRPYKTGTFIPDAMTIPEGMPTDSFTYSVMYKKGDQLREFALEDIASIDSTWQWVETKSKLVRRGYHPPIHDFYFTNNEGENITDSILHNSSYVFLAISHKLNKANMKGLEKLKTNFDFSRQHNYNFYLATASISEEIDFCTSKYQLPFHFYAADDIMLKTIVRSNPGLVLIKDGTIIKKWHHNDFPNKEELQQLTSN
- the ribA gene encoding GTP cyclohydrolase II, encoding MNNNIEKGECVELPSKYGHFRLIPFLEKQTGLEHVALLKGSFVENDIVLTRIHSACATGDLFGSLRCDCGEQLEKAMTIIEQNGQGLLLYLQQEGRGIGLMNKIMAYKLQEEGLDTVEANIQLGFAPDERNYHIASSILQLLEIKKVNLLTNNPEKISGLELNNIQVVERIPLVIKPNKYNKKYMNTKQERMNHLYNILEI
- the modD gene encoding ModD protein, with protein sequence MIYFTETDIDRLIEDDVPAGDMTSYLMDFKGETGRISLFARHSMVVCCIEEAERMYRKNGLQIMHSVPSGTKLSEGDKMLEAEGNAEAIHLIWRTGLAMIEFASGIATRTNSLVEAVHAVNQNIQVAGTRKHPPYLKKIALKALMAGGGIPHRTGLSDTILIFREHLLFSGGYENIENVITKIRNKQKERKIVVEAHNISEAKLIASSGADVIQMDKLPPNDFPICKKECEKINPSICIIAAGGVNASNAAEYAKAGAEVLVTSWMYFAPPADIKAVIEKI
- a CDS encoding DUF4405 domain-containing protein, with product MKINKPKLNLSIDILMFMLMIPIAGIGFLIKYVLVPGFKRNDIYGRDVELYYWGIDRHQWGTIHLILSFVLLFLLVLHIVFHWKQIIGIFKKMVPAKALRVILGSLLVLFTFVFGIVPFFLNPEVDESVLNHAHNSKHGKGYSFEERQYKNKVEAKPDIGQDQEKIPDVEHHTELKHAHQSDIEIYGNMTINEVAEKYNVSAHELAKSINVPTGNNNKRLGRLRKQYNFQLNDIRDYIESKNMKE
- a CDS encoding 4Fe-4S binding protein codes for the protein MEYPVVNKEECTGCGVCVEVCPMAAIELIDGKAQINNEKCRNCGLCIGECPVGAIKD
- a CDS encoding P-loop NTPase encodes the protein MSLGLIMKKEDAIIWRGPMASKVLTQLLENTVWGELDYLVIDMPPGTGDICITLSQKLPQAKAIIVITPQQMAVADGRKAANMFKTEKIDIEILGIVENMSWFTPEKHPDEKYYLFGNGGGIELAKELRCPLLAEIPLVSDVCELGDTGKTVFASNSKLIVQAFEKLVNKISK
- a CDS encoding P-loop NTPase, translating into MANYLDKVKHIILVASGKGGVGKSTVATNLAVALTREGFSAGLLDADLYGPSVPLTLGVSDQHPQVEKKKRKKQLYQFLDMV